The Yersinia intermedia genome window below encodes:
- a CDS encoding glutamate synthase small subunit codes for MSQNVYQFIDLQRVDPPKKPLKIRKIEFVEIYEPFSETQAKAQADRCLSCGNPYCEWKCPVHNYIPNWLKLANEGRIMEAADLAHQTNSLPEVCGRVCPQDRLCEGSCTLNDEFGAVTIGNIERYISDKAIEMGWKPDMSHVHPTGKRVAVIGAGPAGLACADVLARNGVQAVVFDRHPEIGGLLTFGIPAFKLEKEVMIKRRKIFSEMGIEFQLNTEIGKDITMDALLQEYDAVFLGVGTYQSMRGGLENEDASGVYDALPYLIANTKQLMGFDATAHEPYINMEGKRVVVLGGGDTAMDCVRSSIRQGATDVVCAYRRDEVNMPGSKREVKNAREEGVEFKFNLQPLSIEVNSNGKVCGVKMVRTQLGAPDAQGRSVAEQIPGSEHVLPADAVIMAFGFRPHSMEWLAAHDVALDKQGRVVAPESTDNAFQTSNPKIFAGGDIVRGSDLVVTAIAEGRKAADGIMNYLEV; via the coding sequence ATGAGTCAGAATGTTTATCAGTTTATCGACCTACAGCGCGTAGATCCGCCGAAAAAGCCGCTGAAGATCCGTAAAATTGAATTTGTTGAGATTTACGAGCCGTTTTCAGAAACCCAGGCCAAAGCACAGGCAGACCGCTGCCTGTCTTGTGGTAACCCTTATTGCGAATGGAAGTGCCCGGTTCATAACTACATTCCTAATTGGCTGAAACTGGCCAACGAGGGGCGCATTATGGAAGCTGCTGATCTGGCCCACCAAACCAACAGCTTGCCGGAAGTGTGTGGCCGTGTGTGCCCGCAGGACCGTCTGTGCGAAGGCTCTTGTACCCTGAACGACGAATTCGGCGCGGTGACTATCGGTAACATCGAGCGCTACATCAGCGATAAAGCCATAGAGATGGGCTGGAAACCTGATATGTCGCATGTTCACCCGACCGGTAAACGTGTCGCGGTGATCGGTGCTGGCCCTGCCGGGCTGGCCTGTGCCGACGTATTAGCACGCAACGGCGTACAAGCCGTGGTATTTGACCGCCATCCAGAAATTGGCGGCTTGCTGACCTTCGGTATTCCAGCCTTTAAGCTGGAAAAAGAAGTGATGATTAAGCGCCGTAAAATCTTCTCCGAGATGGGTATCGAATTCCAACTCAATACTGAAATCGGTAAAGATATCACCATGGATGCTCTGTTGCAGGAGTATGACGCGGTGTTCCTCGGTGTCGGGACATACCAATCGATGCGCGGTGGTCTGGAAAATGAAGATGCATCGGGTGTCTATGATGCGCTGCCATACCTGATTGCCAATACCAAGCAGTTGATGGGCTTTGATGCAACCGCCCATGAGCCGTATATCAATATGGAAGGTAAGCGTGTCGTGGTGCTAGGCGGTGGTGATACCGCAATGGACTGTGTGCGTTCGTCAATTCGCCAAGGGGCTACCGATGTGGTGTGCGCCTATCGTCGTGATGAGGTCAACATGCCAGGTTCCAAGCGGGAAGTGAAAAACGCCCGTGAGGAAGGCGTTGAGTTTAAATTCAATCTGCAACCATTGAGCATTGAAGTTAACAGCAACGGCAAAGTCTGTGGTGTGAAGATGGTTCGTACCCAACTGGGCGCACCTGATGCACAAGGTCGTAGTGTGGCTGAGCAGATCCCAGGGTCTGAACATGTGCTGCCCGCAGATGCAGTCATAATGGCATTTGGCTTCCGCCCACACAGCATGGAGTGGTTGGCAGCACATGACGTGGCATTGGATAAACAGGGCCGTGTAGTCGCGCCTGAGAGCACTGATAATGCCTTCCAGACCAGTAACCCAAAAATCTTTGCCGGCGGCGATATCGTCCGTGGCTCTGATCTGGTGGTGACTGCCATTGCTGAAGGCCGCAAAGCCGCCGATGGCATCATGAATTATCTGGAAGTCTAA
- the gltB gene encoding glutamate synthase large subunit, with the protein MLYDKSLERDNCGFGLIAHIEGEPSHKVVRTAIHALARMQHRGAILADGKTGDGCGLLLQKPDRFFRMVAEERGWRLAKNYAVGMMFLSQDEELAKASRRIVEEELQNETLSIIGWREVPTNPDVLGEIALSSLPRIEQIFVNAPAGWRPRDMERRLFVARRRIEKRISEDKDFYVCSFSNLVTIYKGLCMPADLPRFYLDLADLRMESAICLFHQRFSTNTVPRWPLAQPFRYLAHNGEINTIAGNRQWARARAYKFKTPLIPDLQDAAPFVNETGSDSSSLDNMLELFLSGGMDLIRAMRLLVPPAWQNNPDMDTDLRAFFDFNSMHMEPWDGPAGIVMSDGRYAACNLDRNGLRPARYVITKDKLITCASEVGIWDYQPDEVIEKGRVGPGELMVIDTRSGKILHSAETDNDLKSRHPYKEWMEKNVKRLVPFEDLPEDQVGSRQLDDSTLETYQKQFGYSSEELDQVIRVLGEIGQEATGSMGDDTPFAVLSSGPRIIYDYFRQQFAQVTNPPIDPLREAHVMSLATSIGREMNVFCEAEGQAHRLSFKSPILLFSDFQQLTTLEGEHYRADRVDLTFDPAETDLEQAVLRLCEEAERKVRDGAVMLVLSDRAIAPNRLPIPAPMAVGAIQTRLVEKNLRCDANIIVETASARDPHHFAVLLGFGATAIYPYLAYESLAKLVDSQAIDKKYRDVMLNYRNGINKGLYKIMSKMGISTVASYRCAKLFEAVGLHRDLSNLCFQGVVSRIGGASFSDFQQDLQNLSKRAWLKRKPLDQGGLLKFVHNGEYHAYNPDVVSTLQKAVHSGEYSDYQAYAKLVNERPVATLRDLLAIKPQGTPIPVDQVEPAESLFTRFDTAAMSIGALSPEAHESLAIAMNSLGGFSNSGEGGEDPARYGTNKVSRIKQVASGRFGVTPAYLVNADVIQIKVAQGAKPGEGGQLPGDKVTPYIAKLRYSVPGVTLISPPPHHDIYSIEDLAQLIFDLKQVNPKALISVKLVSEPGVGTIATGVAKAYADLITIAGYDGGTGASPLSSVKYAGCPWELGLVETQQALVANGLRHKIRLQVDGGLKTGVDIVKAAILGAESFGFGTGPMVALGCKYLRICHLNNCATGVATQDEKLRRDHYHGLPERVVNYFQFIARETREIMAELGVSQLVDLIGRTDMLLELDGISAKQNKLDLSPLLKTATPHPGKALYCTESNPPFDKGVLNKELLSQAEPHIEAKHSKTFYFDIRNTDRSVGAALSGAIATKHGDQGLATDPIKAYFSGTAGQSFGVWNAGGVELTLTGDANDYVGKGMAGGRIAVRPPVGSNFRSHEASIVGNTCLYGATGGKLFAAGRAGERFAVRNSGAITVVEGIGDNGCEYMTGGIVCVLGRTGINFGAGMTGGFAYVLDEDGEFRKRVNPELVEVLDVDQLAIHEEHLRGLITEHVQLTGSSRGEEILANWPEWVTKFALVKPKSSDVKALLGHRSRSAAELRVQAQ; encoded by the coding sequence ATGTTGTACGATAAATCCCTTGAGAGGGACAACTGTGGTTTCGGCCTAATCGCCCACATAGAAGGCGAACCTAGCCATAAGGTAGTGCGTACCGCTATACACGCACTGGCCCGCATGCAACACCGTGGTGCGATACTTGCTGATGGCAAGACCGGCGACGGTTGTGGCTTGTTGTTACAAAAACCGGATCGTTTTTTCCGGATGGTCGCTGAAGAACGCGGATGGCGTTTGGCCAAAAACTATGCCGTCGGCATGATGTTTCTCAGTCAGGACGAAGAACTCGCCAAGGCAAGCCGCCGCATTGTAGAAGAAGAATTGCAAAACGAAACGCTGTCGATTATCGGCTGGCGTGAAGTGCCGACCAACCCGGATGTTCTCGGTGAAATTGCCCTCTCCTCCCTGCCTCGGATTGAACAGATTTTTGTGAACGCCCCTGCTGGCTGGCGTCCACGTGATATGGAACGCCGCCTGTTTGTGGCGCGTCGCCGTATCGAAAAGCGTATTTCAGAAGATAAAGATTTCTACGTGTGTAGTTTCTCTAATCTGGTGACGATCTATAAAGGCTTATGTATGCCTGCGGATCTGCCACGCTTCTATCTTGATTTGGCTGATCTGCGTATGGAGTCGGCAATCTGCCTGTTCCACCAGCGCTTCTCAACCAATACCGTGCCACGCTGGCCACTGGCTCAGCCGTTCCGTTATCTGGCCCACAACGGTGAAATCAATACCATCGCCGGTAACCGCCAATGGGCGCGCGCGCGTGCTTATAAATTCAAAACGCCATTAATCCCTGATTTGCAGGATGCGGCTCCTTTCGTCAATGAGACCGGCTCTGACTCCAGTTCACTGGATAACATGTTGGAACTGTTCCTCAGTGGCGGTATGGACTTGATCCGTGCCATGCGTCTGTTAGTGCCACCGGCCTGGCAGAACAACCCGGATATGGATACCGACCTGCGCGCCTTCTTTGACTTCAACTCCATGCATATGGAGCCGTGGGATGGCCCTGCCGGGATTGTGATGTCAGATGGCCGTTATGCCGCCTGTAACCTTGATCGTAATGGCTTGCGCCCTGCGCGCTACGTTATCACCAAAGATAAGCTGATCACCTGTGCCTCTGAAGTGGGCATCTGGGATTATCAGCCCGATGAAGTGATTGAAAAAGGTCGCGTCGGCCCTGGTGAACTGATGGTGATCGATACCCGCAGCGGTAAGATCCTCCATTCAGCCGAAACGGATAACGATCTGAAAAGCCGCCACCCGTATAAAGAGTGGATGGAGAAGAACGTTAAGCGTCTGGTGCCGTTCGAAGATCTGCCAGAAGATCAGGTGGGTAGCCGTCAGTTAGATGATTCGACGCTGGAAACCTATCAGAAGCAATTTGGTTACAGCAGCGAAGAGCTGGACCAAGTCATCCGTGTGCTGGGTGAAATTGGTCAGGAAGCCACCGGCTCAATGGGTGATGACACCCCATTTGCGGTGCTATCCAGCGGCCCACGTATTATTTACGATTACTTCCGCCAGCAATTTGCGCAGGTCACCAACCCGCCAATCGATCCGCTGCGTGAAGCACACGTTATGTCACTGGCGACCAGTATCGGTCGTGAAATGAACGTGTTCTGCGAAGCAGAAGGTCAGGCGCACCGGCTGAGCTTTAAATCGCCGATCCTGTTGTTCTCTGATTTCCAACAGCTAACCACGTTGGAAGGGGAACACTACCGGGCTGATCGTGTGGATCTGACCTTTGATCCTGCCGAAACTGACCTGGAACAAGCGGTTCTGAGATTATGTGAAGAAGCGGAGCGCAAAGTCCGTGACGGTGCCGTAATGCTGGTACTGTCTGATCGCGCCATCGCCCCTAACCGCCTGCCGATACCCGCGCCAATGGCTGTCGGCGCTATCCAGACTCGCCTGGTTGAGAAAAATCTGCGCTGCGACGCCAACATTATTGTTGAAACCGCCAGCGCCCGCGACCCGCATCACTTCGCCGTGCTGCTCGGTTTTGGTGCGACTGCGATTTACCCTTATTTAGCTTATGAATCATTGGCTAAATTGGTTGATAGCCAAGCGATTGATAAGAAGTATCGCGATGTGATGCTTAACTATCGTAATGGGATCAACAAGGGCCTATACAAAATCATGTCCAAAATGGGCATTTCAACTGTGGCCTCTTACCGCTGTGCCAAGCTGTTTGAAGCGGTTGGCCTGCATCGTGATTTGTCTAATCTCTGTTTCCAGGGCGTGGTCAGTCGTATCGGTGGAGCCAGCTTCAGTGATTTCCAACAGGATCTGCAAAATCTGTCTAAACGTGCCTGGCTGAAACGCAAGCCGTTGGATCAGGGCGGTTTATTGAAGTTTGTTCACAACGGTGAATACCATGCGTATAACCCGGATGTGGTCAGTACCTTACAAAAAGCGGTTCACAGTGGTGAATACAGCGATTATCAGGCTTATGCCAAGCTGGTTAATGAGCGCCCGGTTGCCACGCTGCGTGACCTGTTAGCCATTAAACCGCAAGGTACCCCGATCCCGGTGGATCAAGTGGAACCGGCTGAATCACTGTTCACGCGCTTTGATACGGCGGCAATGTCTATCGGCGCACTTAGCCCGGAAGCCCATGAGTCATTAGCTATCGCCATGAACAGTCTGGGTGGCTTCTCTAACTCCGGCGAAGGTGGCGAAGATCCGGCCCGTTACGGTACGAATAAAGTTTCTCGTATCAAGCAGGTGGCGTCTGGTCGCTTCGGTGTGACACCGGCATATTTGGTAAACGCCGATGTTATCCAGATCAAAGTGGCACAAGGTGCAAAACCAGGTGAAGGCGGCCAGTTACCGGGGGATAAAGTCACACCTTATATCGCCAAACTGCGCTATTCCGTACCGGGAGTGACATTGATCTCCCCACCACCGCACCATGATATTTACTCAATCGAAGACTTGGCACAGCTCATTTTCGACTTGAAACAGGTCAATCCGAAGGCTTTGATTTCAGTGAAACTGGTATCTGAGCCGGGCGTGGGTACCATTGCTACCGGTGTAGCGAAAGCTTATGCCGACCTGATTACCATTGCCGGGTACGACGGTGGTACCGGTGCCAGCCCGCTCTCTTCAGTGAAATATGCTGGCTGCCCGTGGGAGTTGGGATTAGTTGAAACGCAACAAGCGCTGGTTGCCAACGGCCTGCGCCATAAAATCCGCCTACAAGTAGACGGTGGCTTGAAAACCGGCGTTGATATTGTTAAAGCCGCGATTCTGGGTGCGGAAAGCTTCGGCTTCGGTACTGGGCCTATGGTGGCACTGGGTTGTAAATACTTACGTATTTGCCACCTGAATAACTGCGCCACCGGTGTAGCAACTCAGGATGAAAAACTGCGTCGTGACCATTATCACGGCTTGCCTGAACGTGTGGTTAACTACTTCCAGTTTATCGCGCGGGAAACCCGTGAAATCATGGCTGAGTTGGGTGTAAGCCAACTGGTTGATTTAATTGGTCGTACTGACATGTTGCTGGAACTGGATGGTATCTCAGCCAAACAGAACAAGCTGGATCTGTCGCCGTTGCTGAAAACCGCTACGCCACATCCGGGTAAGGCACTGTATTGTACCGAAAGTAATCCTCCGTTCGATAAAGGCGTACTGAACAAAGAGTTACTGTCACAAGCTGAACCACATATTGAAGCGAAACACAGCAAGACGTTCTACTTCGATATCCGCAACACTGACCGTTCCGTGGGTGCTGCACTGTCGGGGGCGATTGCCACTAAACATGGTGATCAAGGTCTGGCAACCGACCCAATCAAAGCATATTTCTCCGGTACTGCCGGTCAGAGCTTTGGTGTCTGGAATGCCGGTGGTGTTGAGCTAACCCTAACCGGTGATGCCAACGACTATGTCGGTAAAGGGATGGCCGGTGGCCGTATTGCAGTGCGCCCGCCTGTCGGCTCCAACTTCCGCAGCCATGAGGCCAGCATTGTCGGCAACACCTGTCTGTATGGCGCGACTGGCGGTAAATTGTTCGCCGCAGGACGTGCGGGTGAGCGTTTCGCCGTGCGTAACTCCGGGGCTATTACCGTTGTTGAAGGTATCGGCGATAACGGTTGTGAATACATGACCGGTGGTATTGTCTGCGTGCTGGGCCGCACCGGGATTAACTTCGGTGCAGGTATGACCGGCGGTTTTGCTTATGTTCTTGATGAAGATGGTGAATTCCGTAAACGTGTTAACCCTGAGCTGGTGGAAGTCCTGGATGTCGATCAACTGGCAATCCATGAAGAGCATCTGCGTGGGCTGATCACTGAGCATGTTCAGTTGACCGGTTCTAGCCGTGGCGAAGAAATTCTGGCTAACTGGCCAGAGTGGGTGACCAAATTTGCTTTGGTTAAACCGAAATCCAGCGACGTGAAAGCACTGTTGGGCCACCGTAGCCGTTCCGCAGCCGAGCTGCGGGTTCAAGCGCAGTAA
- a CDS encoding TIGR01212 family radical SAM protein (This family includes YhcC from E. coli K-12, an uncharacterized radical SAM protein.) has protein sequence MQLQKLVNMFGADLQHRYGEKVHKLTLHGGFSCPNRDGTLGRGGCTFCQVASFADENMQQQSIAQQLAAQAKKTNRAKRYLAYFQAYTSTYAEVNALAVMYEQALAEADIVGLCVGTRPDCVPDAVLDLLSGYHQQGYEVWLELGLQTANDKTLKRINRGHDFACYQQTARRARARGLKVCCHLIVGLPGEDKSQNMATLEQVVATGVDGLKLHPLHIVEGSTMGKAWRAGRLPELALEQYVVTAGEMIRHTPAQIVYHRISASARRPTLLAPLWCENRWTGMNELNSYMLVHGGQGTAIGDGYSHA, from the coding sequence ATGCAGTTGCAGAAATTAGTCAATATGTTTGGTGCGGATTTACAGCACCGCTACGGTGAAAAAGTGCATAAACTCACGCTGCACGGCGGGTTTAGCTGCCCTAATCGTGATGGAACACTCGGCCGGGGAGGCTGTACCTTTTGTCAGGTCGCTTCATTTGCCGATGAGAACATGCAGCAACAAAGTATTGCGCAGCAGCTAGCGGCACAGGCAAAAAAAACTAATCGGGCAAAACGTTACCTGGCTTACTTCCAGGCTTATACCAGTACTTATGCAGAAGTTAATGCGTTAGCCGTGATGTATGAACAGGCTTTAGCCGAAGCTGATATTGTTGGTTTGTGTGTGGGAACCCGGCCCGATTGTGTCCCGGATGCGGTCTTGGATTTATTGAGTGGTTATCACCAGCAAGGTTATGAAGTCTGGCTTGAGTTGGGGCTACAGACCGCTAATGATAAAACGCTCAAACGTATTAACCGTGGGCATGATTTCGCCTGTTATCAGCAAACAGCCCGCCGCGCCCGTGCCCGTGGGCTGAAAGTATGTTGTCATTTGATTGTCGGCTTACCCGGCGAAGATAAGTCACAGAACATGGCAACGCTAGAACAAGTGGTGGCAACCGGTGTTGATGGGTTAAAACTGCATCCACTCCATATCGTGGAAGGTAGCACGATGGGAAAAGCATGGCGGGCAGGGCGGTTGCCGGAACTGGCGTTGGAACAATATGTTGTGACTGCGGGTGAAATGATCCGCCACACTCCAGCGCAGATTGTCTATCATCGGATCTCTGCCAGTGCGCGCAGGCCCACGCTGTTGGCCCCGTTGTGGTGCGAGAATCGCTGGACCGGTATGAATGAGCTGAATAGTTATATGCTTGTCCATGGCGGGCAGGGGACAGCCATTGGGGATGGGTATAGTCATGCTTGA
- the arcB gene encoding aerobic respiration two-component sensor histidine kinase ArcB codes for MKQIRVLAQYYVDLMVKLGLVRFSLLLASVLVLLAMVVQMAVTLVLSGSVETLDLVRSIFFGLLITPWAVYFLSVVVEQLEESRQRLSRLVEKLEVMRYRDLELNKQLTENIAQLNQEIVEREKAEKAHLQVVDKLKEEMGHREQAQVELGQQSALLRSFLDASPDLVYYRNEDNEFSGCNRAMELLTGKSEKQLVGLTPKDVYAPDIAEKVMETDEKVFRHNVSLTYEQWLVYPDGRKACFELRKVPFYDRVGKRHGLMGFGRDITERKRYQDALENASRDKTTFISTISHELRTPLNGIVGLSRILLDTELDSEQLKYLKTIHVSAITLGNIFNDIIEMDKLERRKVQLDNQPIDFTGFMADLENLSGLLVQPKGLKFIMEPQLPLPEKVITDGTRLRQILWNLIGNAVKFSQQGKIVVRVRREGSDRLIFEVEDSGMGIPEDEQDKIFAMYYQVKDRNGGRPATGTGIGLAVSKRLAQSMGGDITVKSTQGEGSCFILTIKAPAVQQASSLPSGDDIPLPALHVLLVEDIELNVIVARSVLEKLGNSVEVAMNGHDALAMFKPDDFDLVLLDIQLPDMSGLDIARQIRAEYGAESLPPLVALTANVLKDKKEYLDAGMDDVLSKPLSVPALTAMIKQFWDHKPSTSAKKQEHKVMQTHESLLDTAMLEQYIDLVGPQLIHQSLEMFEQMMPGYLAVLDSNMTARDQKGITEEAHKIKGAAGSVGLRHIQQLAQQIQTPTLPAWWDNVQDWVDELKLEWRNDVQVLREWAAEAEKK; via the coding sequence ATGAAGCAAATCAGGGTATTAGCCCAGTACTACGTTGATTTAATGGTTAAGTTAGGACTGGTTCGCTTCTCACTGCTACTGGCCTCTGTGCTGGTGTTGCTGGCCATGGTGGTGCAGATGGCGGTGACGTTGGTGCTGAGTGGCTCTGTTGAAACTCTCGATCTGGTACGTTCCATTTTCTTTGGTTTGTTGATTACGCCTTGGGCAGTCTATTTCTTGTCAGTGGTGGTTGAGCAATTGGAAGAGTCGCGCCAGCGCCTGTCACGTCTGGTTGAAAAACTTGAAGTGATGCGTTATCGCGATTTAGAACTCAATAAACAACTGACCGAAAATATTGCTCAACTCAATCAGGAAATTGTTGAGCGTGAAAAAGCAGAAAAAGCACACCTGCAAGTGGTTGATAAACTAAAAGAAGAGATGGGCCACCGTGAGCAGGCGCAGGTTGAGCTGGGGCAGCAGTCAGCGTTATTGCGATCCTTTTTGGATGCGTCGCCAGATCTGGTTTACTACCGCAATGAGGATAATGAATTCTCTGGCTGCAACCGGGCGATGGAGCTGTTGACGGGCAAGAGTGAGAAACAGCTGGTTGGGTTGACGCCCAAAGATGTCTATGCGCCAGATATCGCCGAAAAAGTGATGGAAACCGACGAGAAAGTCTTCCGCCATAACGTTTCTCTTACCTATGAGCAGTGGCTGGTTTATCCCGATGGCCGTAAAGCCTGCTTTGAACTGCGTAAAGTGCCCTTTTATGATCGTGTTGGTAAACGGCACGGATTGATGGGGTTTGGGCGCGATATAACTGAGCGTAAGCGCTATCAGGACGCGCTGGAGAACGCCAGCAGGGATAAGACTACCTTTATCTCAACAATCAGCCACGAGCTGCGTACGCCGCTTAATGGCATTGTTGGCCTGAGCCGCATCCTGCTCGATACCGAATTAGACAGCGAACAGCTAAAGTATCTGAAAACCATTCATGTCAGTGCTATCACTCTTGGGAATATCTTCAACGATATTATTGAGATGGATAAATTGGAACGGCGTAAAGTCCAGCTTGATAATCAGCCAATTGATTTTACAGGTTTTATGGCAGATCTTGAGAACCTTTCGGGTCTGTTAGTGCAGCCAAAAGGGCTGAAGTTCATTATGGAACCGCAATTGCCGTTGCCGGAGAAAGTGATTACCGATGGCACCCGCTTGCGCCAGATTCTGTGGAACTTAATCGGTAATGCCGTGAAATTTAGTCAGCAAGGTAAAATTGTGGTGCGGGTACGGCGTGAGGGGAGTGACCGCCTGATTTTTGAAGTAGAAGATTCAGGCATGGGTATCCCAGAAGATGAGCAGGATAAGATTTTCGCCATGTATTATCAGGTGAAAGATCGCAATGGTGGCCGCCCGGCCACCGGTACCGGCATTGGTCTGGCGGTGTCTAAACGCTTAGCGCAAAGCATGGGTGGCGATATTACGGTGAAAAGTACCCAAGGGGAAGGTTCATGCTTTATCTTGACCATTAAAGCACCTGCGGTGCAGCAAGCCTCTAGCCTGCCATCAGGTGATGACATACCTCTGCCTGCGCTGCATGTATTGCTGGTGGAAGATATTGAGCTGAACGTTATTGTCGCGCGCTCGGTATTGGAGAAATTAGGCAACAGCGTTGAGGTGGCAATGAATGGCCATGATGCACTGGCTATGTTCAAACCTGATGATTTTGATTTAGTGCTGCTGGATATCCAGTTGCCGGATATGAGCGGGTTGGATATTGCTCGCCAAATTCGGGCGGAATATGGGGCAGAGTCATTACCGCCACTGGTAGCATTGACCGCCAACGTACTTAAAGACAAAAAAGAATATTTAGATGCTGGGATGGATGACGTGCTGAGCAAGCCGTTGTCAGTTCCAGCGCTCACGGCCATGATTAAGCAATTTTGGGATCATAAGCCCTCAACCTCGGCGAAAAAACAGGAACATAAAGTGATGCAAACCCATGAATCGTTACTTGATACTGCAATGCTGGAGCAATACATCGATTTGGTTGGCCCACAATTGATTCATCAAAGCCTGGAAATGTTTGAACAGATGATGCCCGGCTATTTGGCGGTGTTGGACTCAAACATGACGGCACGGGACCAAAAGGGTATTACCGAAGAGGCGCATAAGATTAAAGGCGCTGCCGGTTCTGTTGGTTTGCGCCATATCCAGCAGCTTGCACAGCAGATCCAAACACCGACACTGCCAGCATGGTGGGACAACGTGCAAGATTGGGTCGATGAATTAAAATTAGAATGGCGCAATGATGTACAGGTGTTACGTGAGTGGGCAGCGGAAGCTGAAAAAAAATAA
- the elbB gene encoding isoprenoid biosynthesis glyoxalase ElbB, which produces MKTVGVVLSGCGVFDGAEIHESVLTILALDRAGASVVFFAPDKPQLHVINHVTGEEMAEKRNVLVESARIARGQIKPLSLANSEQLDALIVPGGFGAAKNLCDFATQGSECVIDPDLYKLIQSMHKSGKPIGFMCIAPVMLPKLLGKPIRLTIGNDPDTIDAIEVMGGEHVICPTDDVVVDAENKVVTTPAYMLAASISEAAKGIDKLVAKVLDLTE; this is translated from the coding sequence ATGAAAACGGTCGGTGTAGTGCTTAGTGGATGTGGGGTGTTTGACGGTGCTGAGATACATGAGTCTGTCTTAACAATACTGGCATTGGATCGTGCGGGCGCAAGTGTTGTCTTCTTCGCGCCCGATAAACCACAACTGCATGTTATTAATCATGTTACCGGCGAAGAAATGGCCGAGAAACGAAATGTGTTAGTGGAGTCGGCGCGTATTGCTCGCGGCCAGATCAAGCCTCTTTCTTTAGCTAATTCAGAGCAATTAGATGCCCTGATTGTTCCCGGTGGTTTTGGTGCCGCGAAGAACCTCTGCGATTTTGCAACGCAAGGCTCTGAATGTGTTATTGACCCGGATTTATATAAACTTATTCAATCAATGCATAAGTCAGGTAAACCAATCGGTTTTATGTGTATTGCGCCAGTGATGCTGCCAAAACTGTTGGGTAAACCGATACGTCTGACAATTGGTAACGATCCCGATACTATTGATGCAATTGAAGTTATGGGTGGAGAGCATGTTATTTGCCCTACCGATGACGTGGTGGTCGATGCCGAGAATAAAGTGGTCACCACACCAGCCTATATGTTGGCAGCATCAATTTCTGAGGCGGCCAAAGGAATTGATAAGTTGGTAGCCAAGGTGCTGGATTTAACCGAATGA
- the mtgA gene encoding monofunctional biosynthetic peptidoglycan transglycosylase — translation MTLVRHGLNQLWYWGKRGVIGIVALWLAGILIFAFLPVPFSMVMIERQLGAWLTGDFSYVAHSDWVPMDEISPYMALAVMAAEDQKFPEHWGFDVGAIESALSHNQRNQNRIRGASTLSQQTAKNLFLWDGRSWVRKGLEVGLTAGIELIWTKRRILTVYLNIAEFGEGIFGVEAAARHFFNKPASKLSASEAALLAAVLPNPLRFKVNAPSGYVISRQQWILRQMRQLGGKDFIQANDLD, via the coding sequence ATGACGCTAGTTAGGCACGGATTAAACCAGCTATGGTATTGGGGAAAACGGGGCGTCATTGGTATCGTCGCGCTATGGTTGGCGGGCATTTTGATTTTTGCTTTTTTGCCAGTCCCTTTTTCTATGGTGATGATCGAAAGGCAACTGGGCGCCTGGTTGACCGGTGATTTTTCCTATGTAGCGCACTCTGACTGGGTGCCGATGGATGAGATCTCGCCTTACATGGCGCTGGCAGTGATGGCGGCTGAGGATCAAAAGTTCCCCGAACATTGGGGATTTGATGTGGGTGCTATCGAATCGGCACTTTCTCATAATCAGCGCAATCAAAATCGTATCCGAGGTGCGTCGACTTTGTCACAGCAGACAGCGAAAAATCTGTTTCTTTGGGACGGGCGTAGCTGGGTGCGAAAAGGGTTGGAAGTGGGGTTGACCGCCGGTATCGAACTGATATGGACCAAGCGCCGTATTCTGACGGTTTATCTCAATATTGCCGAATTTGGTGAGGGTATTTTTGGTGTGGAAGCGGCTGCACGCCATTTCTTCAATAAACCCGCCAGTAAATTGAGTGCCTCAGAAGCGGCTCTACTGGCAGCGGTATTGCCAAATCCGCTACGTTTCAAGGTGAATGCGCCATCAGGTTATGTTATTTCCCGCCAGCAGTGGATTTTGCGCCAGATGCGGCAATTGGGTGGGAAAGACTTCATACAGGCGAATGATTTAGATTAA